GGTTGCGGTCAGGGCTTTGCCTACTCTGGACCTGTTCATGAACAACCAGATTGCCAGGAACGCTACTACAGAAAGACCGGCTACTACTGCCTTCGTGGCAGGTATTATGACACCCATTCCGAGTTCGAAGCTCTTGCCGACCAGTATGCCTTTGTGTAGTGCCCTGTCTTCAGAACCGAAGATCATCAGGGCAAGATTCCTGAGGAGCAGCATAAGCCCGAATGTGCCGAGGAGTTGGGCCAGTATTGGACCCCTGAGAAGAAACCGAATGAATCCGTAGTAGCATATTACGCCCAGGGAAAAACCCACGAGGGCGGCCACAGGCAACGTCAGCAGGGGATCGATCCCCGTTGCCTGGGCAGTAAACAGACCGGTGTACATGCCGATCATGAGAAATTCGCCGTGAGCGAAGTTTACAATGTCCATCACGCCGAAGATTATCGTCAGCCCGAGGGAGATAAAGGCCAAGACCATCCCGAACAGTAGTCCGGCGACTATAGAACTTAAAAGTATGCTCATTGCGATTAAAAAATTATCAGAACGAAAAGAACCATCCTGCCCATCCAATGTTCGAAGACATGAGAGATAGACAGGATGGTATCAGATGCGTTTTAGAAACCGGGCAAGGGGAAGATCATGTCGGCGGATGATACATCAAACGGATAGATGATCTCCAGCCCCATGCTTCCGTCCGCCTGTTTCTGATACTGACCGATTAGGCCGGACCCAAGAACATTCTGTCCCAGCTCCTCGCCGGAAGTAGAGAATTTGATGCCGGCCCAGGGCACTACAAGTTCATTGCCGGGTATGTTTATGGAATTGGCCGCACGCTGTATGTCGGCAGGTTTCGTGGAACCGGCTTTCTCCAGGATATAAACCCAGGTTTGCAGGCCGGTGAAGGCCCTGGCCGAAGCGCCGCCCAGGTCGTTGCCGGTCTTTGCCTTGTACATGGCGTTTACCTTCCCGGCAAGCGGTTTTATTTCAACCAACTTCGGCAGAAAGACGGTTCGAGTCAATATACCCTCGATACTACTTCCCAAGGTATTGCGAAATTCAGGCTTCTCGAAACCAGCGTCCTGGCCCCATATAATCTTCGGATGTGCCTTCTGGGCCTTGAGTGTATTAACCATCAGTATGGCGTCCGATGCATACGAGGCGAAAAGCATCACGTCGGGTTTGGCCGCCTTAAGGGAGCGCACCTCACTGGAAAGATCCGTGGACTTGGCTGTATAAAGGAGAGATTTTTTCAGATTGAACCCGTATTCTTTAGACATGTCTTTAATCAGGCCCGAGACGTGAGAGCCCCATTCCGTCTTC
This portion of the Deltaproteobacteria bacterium genome encodes:
- a CDS encoding branched-chain amino acid ABC transporter permease — protein: MSILLSSIVAGLLFGMVLAFISLGLTIIFGVMDIVNFAHGEFLMIGMYTGLFTAQATGIDPLLTLPVAALVGFSLGVICYYGFIRFLLRGPILAQLLGTFGLMLLLRNLALMIFGSEDRALHKGILVGKSFELGMGVIIPATKAVVAGLSVVAFLAIWLFMNRSRVGKALTATALNAQGARYMGIPTERMNALAWGIGVATVTIAGALIVNFWPVNPFVGILFTMIAFTIVALGGFGSIPGAFFAGIIVGLITEIPGFWDFITYTFNVGWMADVPMTSLKYMWVYLTYFVIMVLRPRGLFGWKH
- a CDS encoding ABC transporter substrate-binding protein produces the protein MRSLVKINVFVLCLLMVTGLFGPTNVMAAKEIKIGVIYPLTGGAAAAGRELRAGAELAAKLANGVFADIPMTMAQNEGIKSLGGAKIKLIFKDHEGNPTLGADLAKKLILDDKVDGILGCYFSSVTKTVSAVAEQYGVPMINGSSTSPSLTKRGFKWFWRTTPHDKWFTKDLFELLKGITEGKVRGVKGVSKKEIKNIASACEKTEWGSHVSGLIKDMSKEYGFNLKKSLLYTAKSTDLSSEVRSLKAAKPDVMLFASYASDAILMVNTLKAQKAHPKIIWGQDAGFEKPEFRNTLGSSIEGILTRTVFLPKLVEIKPLAGKVNAMYKAKTGNDLGGASARAFTGLQTWVYILEKAGSTKPADIQRAANSINIPGNELVVPWAGIKFSTSGEELGQNVLGSGLIGQYQKQADGSMGLEIIYPFDVSSADMIFPLPGF